From the Xiphophorus couchianus chromosome 11, X_couchianus-1.0, whole genome shotgun sequence genome, the window TGAAAAACGGAGGTACAGAAAAATAGTTTCCTTTAACAGTTGATTCTTCTTCCCTCAGCAAAAGCTTCCACATTGATGTGTGTTGTTGTCTTTATGACATGAAAATAGTGTCATTCTTTCATCGATAAAATAGCAGACCGACACGTAACCAGTCAGCACTGATAAAGCAGAAGATTAGCAAAATTCAGGGTTTTGCACATCATTGTATTGAAAAATGTGCAGCACATTAAGCTGTAGTGAATTTTCTTAGTAGTAGCACACAAGTTATTTAGAAATATCCTGTAACAGTTTATATTGGCATTTGCTTGGATTTCTCATATGGCTTCTCTTCAGTCTTGATGTTTTCCAgatcaactaaaaaaaaacaactaaaaatagaTACACTGTTACTGGGTGTCCAACAGTGTTTTTTGCTGAGTATTTGGTCATGCTTTCATGTGTAATATATAAATCCAAATGAGTTTGATTTCTTAAGATAACTTGAGAATGTTGACAtaaacatttcccttttttgtcAAGGCTGTTTTTCTGGGGGGTGTAAGTGCTGGTAACCCGAGCATGATGGGATGTTAGAGTAAGTGTGGCCACTTCACTTCAGCAGCTCATTGCCTCTTTGTCTGTGTGCAGATAGAGGAGATGGGGGGCTTTAATaggtgtgttgtttttattctgagcAGCAGCCTTGCTCTTTGAAATCCACTCTGCTGTTAGTGGTAATTATATTCCCATCTGCTTCATTGATTTGGCTGTTTTAACTAAGTTCTGCGGTCTATCCTCTTCCAGGCTGCGGTTAGGCCTTTCAATTGATAACAGTCAATTGAAAGACTGTCTTTTTATCTTGCAGACAGAGTGCATTATGACGGACAGTGTTATGAGTAAAGCAGCCACAATGGAGATTCCTATTAACAGTAATGGAGACACGGGGGCATTAGCAGAAGACGACAGCCTTGAACAGGTGGGTGACACTTGGCTGACAATGTTCatgtgacattttgaaatgGCACTGCACAGCcaacaaaacacagtttatAACCTCTTACTCAAAATACACCAAACACAACACAGTTTGTATGTGCAGGACTTGCTTAATATATTATGTACTACCTGGTTATTTTTTGAATGTTGTTTTATATGGTATAAATTAATTGCTCTCATGGAATATCCTGATTCAATATCACGGAAGGTTGTCTTTAGTTTTTCAACATGAGTTATAAAGGGGAGTGGTATAGATTGTGACATTTCCAGATGTGAAGATTTCGTTGCTGTGGTTCTTGCGTAAAGCTCATGTGTAGAGCAATTAAAACGCATTCAATATTCAGCTGAGGAAGTCAACAAACACTgagcacacaaaaacacaacttcagtTATAGTTCTAAGCATTCtgtcaacatttgaaaagtcactttaacttattttaatttaagtttaacTCATATTACATGCTATCATTGTTTAttgaacttatttttttcattagttgtagttttaaggattttttttctgtcagtggtTCAGGATTATAGATTTGGGTTGTGTTCCCAGCTGTCACATGATTAGCTGAGTGGGATTATTCTGTTCATGCCATCCACCCCACAATAAACTTCTCTGTTAATATGTACCAAAATGTCTCCTCTTAAAAGCTGCAAGTTACTTTGCAGTCatctaattatatttttttcctccacttttttatttgtttattcttttcagATCTATTATCGTTTTAGATCCTGGACATATATTGTTGACTTGTAtttctaacttttatttttctgtccacATAGCATTGTGTTGTACTGGATAGCTAGCTTGTCCACAGGAGAGGGAGATCAGGTATTGGAAATCAGGCGCTATAGTCCAGCTGTCTCCTTGGAAACCCCTTGCTTTTTCAAACAACTCTTGTAAGCTTGTGTATAGGATTACACTTTCGTCTCTGGTGTGTTTAAGGAGCCAATTCTGTTACAGAAAGCTTCTCTTCTATTCTGATATCAAACCTTTATCttatttttgaatatgttttcaaaagaaaagatcAGAAGGGgcttcatttattttgacatcTTTCTTTAAAGATGTACACTGTATGCTTCTCTTTAAGTGGCACAAAACACCCCGCACTTCTTTTACTTTTGCTGTTGAATGATTTTCTTACATTCTGATATTTTTACCCACTGCACAGCTTACCACATTAATACAGTTGGAACAAAAACCTTCGTAGGGAAAGATGTCACTTTTGATGTCTCATCTTAGGTTGGAAAAGGGTTGTTGATTTTCCGACATCCCTAGGAACACCTTGTTGGGCAAACAGAACAAAGATCCTGGAGGAAGCTTTTACAGTTAGTTATTATTTGCTCACCAAATTGTATGCCTGCGCTCAAGTCGTAAAAGGCTTCCTGCTTCTTGGCATTGTCCAGTAGTAAGTCAAATATTCAACAGGTTTGGGTTGCCAGCTCATTCATTGTTTGTTTAAGAGACGTGTTCAACTGTTCTGTCTGTTGAGCAGCTGTCCTAGCAACCATGCAATTTGAAACTAGCAGGGCTTTGTCGTTGGGTGACAGCTCTCTAGAATCAGATTGGTTACTGTCATGCAGCACCTAGTGTGAAGCTGAAGCAGCCTGTGTCAGTCGTGCACAGAAACATTAAGATTGGCAGAATAGGGAGGAGCTATTGGGTTCAGATGGTGCATGTGTCAGAACAGGGGTGGTGACTGTGAGCTTGATGGAGAAGGGGCTGACTGCCAAGGAGCTCCCTGGCCAAGCACTGAGGCAACAAATGGAGGGCTGGGTGTCTACATGGAAAGCATCCTTTTATTGGTCAGTTCTGTTGCTTGGACAGTGATGAACAATATGTTAGCTAATAGATGAGTCACTGAAGAATTTCTCGGCTTTATGctctgtcatttttatttatttcaagcaaAGACTGCACTGCAAATGTGCAGTGAGAAAGGCATGCCTGTCAGTTTTCACCCACGTTGAGCAGATGCCACAACATTGGGTagtgctgtaaaataaaatacaaagttcttgttttgcttcttaaaatagttgcatttttctttagagaaatcaaatgttttcaaaagtttttgtcAGGTACTGCAGCTGTGTTATTTCTGTTATCTGTTCAAATAACAGCAGATTTTTGATTACTGATTTTATAAAGCACCGACCTGCAGAAATAGATTTTAGCCTATAATGGTTActaatggtaaaataaatattttttggagaAATGGAAAACATGACTTGATAAAACATACATTAGTATAGAAGAATGATTTCTCATCTATACTTCAAAACTTTCTGGAATTATAGGATTGACTCTATCTCTCTGTTGcactgaaaaaactgaaaaactaaataaaacccaactgAAAATAATGACACTCATCATTTACTCCTTTACAAGACAGATAATAGCTCACtatcttgttctttttttgttttgaagtgcaCCATATCCTgagatatttttcaaaaagattatttcaaaaataatcacatttgaAGGGGACTGTTAATCTTTTTATGGCATAGTTCACCCGTTGAAGGTTAATTGAAGGTTTCTGTCACTAAAGAAATATTATTCCTTATTAGGGTAGAGTCTCTGGATAAAAAAAGCTGTTGTTTAATAGAAAACCTGGTTCATAGGATTTCcctaacattttaaaacagacatttttatgaCAGAGGTCATAGCCATCAACATTATTAGTGTGGTTAGAACTAGGACttcaaaatgtattgttattgCATTACCAGTGTGTGCAAGATTAATATAGCAAAGAAATTTATGCAGTTGATCGTTTTATCTCAAGTgtcaaatgtattcataaatAATATAGTATATTGGATAAAGACTCACTTATTCCACACCTGTGATAGATAATGGTTCCTAATCACAAAGAGTACTGGAGACATTATGACAGACAGAGAGGCATAAGGTTGATGTAAATTCAACTTGACTGACATCATCATGTGCAGCtgtatattttcatattattgtGCATCCCTAGTTATTACGAACTATGTATTCTCACACAATGCTGCGGTGCTGTGGATGAAGCCCGTGTCTTGGGAGGATGTGAGGAGAAAATCAGTTACCGTCCACAATTGTGGACCTATGTTAATcactctaaatgtttttatttttatgtttgtcattTGTTGTGTATCTATAAGTTTTATTCccacatttgtgtttgttttcatttaatttgctGTGAtgaaataattgtgaaattaatctgattgCAAATCAACTCATGCTTTAAAATCAGCGGGCCAAACAATGAGTGAGTGATGATATCCTTCCTCACTAGTGTGCATCTTGCCTCATCACTCCTGTTTGTGAACGTTACAGTAACCTTTGTTGTACATGTTGTTTCATCATTTGAATTatgagtttttaattttgtctctccttctgttatttttttaaattgttgttgtgtttgtcgACCCCACCCCCCACCCTTCCATCTCTGTGCAGGCTGCAAAGCTGCAGTGGAGCTTAGATGAGAAGGTAGGGAGCTCCAGAGGCACCAGGGTGAGCAGGCCATTTGTGCATTTGCGTTTGTGGTGTCGGTGTTGTTCTGTTCAGTGGTTTCAATGGgttgttttctctctccctgtcGTATCAGGCTTTAATGGGAAACTTTTGGGCTTTGTTTCATACTAACAGTTGCTAGGAGtctgttaaatgttttggggtGTCCGTCCAACTGACTTGTATTAACGGACAGCTTCTAGTTAACTCAAAGTTATTTAATCTGGATTGTTTAGAATGGGCTCATTTGGCCTACATTCTGTGTGTGCTCTTTGGTGATGCCTGTGggtgatattttttatttttttaatctcttgcAGGTTAGCTTTGACAATCAGAATAGAGTATTATTCTTCTAAATATTGTGTTCTACTAAacctgtgtttttatgtttgtttcacCTCACTTCCGTTCTGATGTAATTCcttttattgtttgaaatgtgtttttaaggtAAGGAGGAACTTTATAGGGCTAGAGCTCTTTcttcacaaattaaaaattatgttaaatataCTTGGTATGTTTCACTTCAAATAGGGTAAAATGCCACACGCCctcttttattttcacttcctGCCATTACTCTTAATCATACTTTATATATTTGTCTACTAAAAGGAAATGGCTACCATAGCCCAGAgctattttgtgtattttccttataaaaaacaaactgtcgGAAAAGGCTTTCATTTGTCTTATTGGAGTCTTGCAATGTTTCTTCAGCGTCTCCCCACTGTGGTACTGAACACGACAttctgccctgcatgttttagatgtttacCTTGTTTAACACACCTGATGCAGATGATATCAGTTCAgcaaaagcctgttaatcagccatcacAAGAGGTGTGCTGAAGCACTGAGACTTCTAAAACATTCAAGGTGGTGCGCCTTGTGCACAAGTGTTGAAAAATACTGATATACATTGTAAAAAAATCTATCATCACATTTAGCTATATTAGCAAATTAGTAAATCAGCTTGTTGCTTTTCAGAAACAGTGTgggtcttaaaataaaataattttaaggtTGTTATAATCCACATTTACTGAAAGATTTATAGTTGTAGTTATTATTGTGTTGAAGTAAAATAAGaggatttatttgaataaattcagGCCAACTGGTGTTTTGCATGAAAGTGAATCTGAATcataacaaatgtttctttcacctcgtactttttctttctttgcttttttctatCTACCTCTTGAGAAAtaaggcaaacagaaaaaactaatgAGTTAAATTTATCAAACCAAACAAGAGGGATCCCATAGTTCATAAGAGAGTTTTGTTTGGGATTCAAAGCTTTAATGAGGACtcttttaggaaaataaaaacatatttgtatatttacttCTGCACAGATTACTGAAGTCACTGGTTAGGCCAGACTTGAGGGCCAAACACATAATACCAACTGGCAAAgtgaaatgtgttaaaatgaacACATATTTGACCAGCACTATTGTgttttaagacctttttttttttttgctttaattttaccTTTTGGCTTCTTACCTTAGTATTATTTGTCCCAGTCaagaataaacttttaatttgtatgtCCAGCAATCTAATATTAACACTGAAGTTATAATGtctatatgtttgttttttattctattccTATTGTGGTTATCACCTATGCAGGATCTACAGCAGGTGATGGTATCAGGTCCCAATCTCAACGAGACAAGCATTGTTTCTGGAGGCTATGGAGGAACAGCTGAGGGAATCATTCCCACCGGCTCAATTAAAGGTACTGCTTCAGTCCTTCCTGAGTTGGTCTTCCTTATCTGTCTGAGTCAGTATTCCCTGTGAAttctatttctgtattttccaatagtttatgtttaaaattgaGATAGGAGATTAAATCACAATAGTAAGAAATTagctaaattaaaaactaactAATAGGCTTAGTTTTAAGAACGTTATCCTTAAGCtcattgttaaaaatattgtttatcacGATCACCACTTGACTCCTGGTGTTCACCAATGAGGCAATTGCTATTTGACTACAAATGCTTTTTACAGAGATGccactatttttttattttggtgtgaTATCATTTATTGGtgcttatttctttttctcaggCCCTGCTGTGTGCTACAATCCTGAGTTTAACAAAAGGATCCCTGTTACAGGATTTGGTGGCCTAGACTTAATTATTACTAATAATCAAGAGCTTCTTTccaaaatgtaaactaaaaaatatgacatttaggAGTTTGTAGTGGTTATGAACAAATTTCCAATGCTTTCTTTGAAATGGATCAAATTTAAGgtgtatttaattaaattttatttctgtatatatTTCCAATCTTTCTCTCATGAAAAATTACTCATTTTGGAAATATGCTCTCCTTACGGTGTGGGTGATCTGTTTTAAACTGTTGGGGGATGGACTGTTCAGCACTACTGTCTTACTGGAGAAAGTGGTTAATAATGGCATTCTTAcctgctttttttctgtcattaacATTTTCTGCCTTGCATGCTGAGTATCTAAAGATGAATGGTACAGGATACTTtagcagaaaaatgaaacaattaataCACAAGTTCGGATTTTAACATGACTTGGCTTTTGTccatttcaaagaaaacaggaCGTATGAGGAGAGATGCAAACAACCATGTCAATAGATAATAGTAGATCATTTAACCTACTGTTTGTTCTTAATCTGTGTTTCACGACTTGCCACTTCCTTCGAGTTAAGGCTATGAAATGAAACTGTAGTGTTTCCGTTAGGTGACCTTCACGGCTTTTTGTCTGCTCATCAAAGCTTTGTTCAGATATGACTTGTTCACAACGCAAGCTACGCTatcatataaaatgtaaaaaacattgacaaaagtaatattctatttatttttgagtCGTATTCAGTTATTGTTAATTATCCAAGTCTTCATCCTGTTTTGTATAGCTGTAACCCAGTCTTCCATATATTTGCTCATGTCTGCATTGTTCACCGACTGTTATGCAATAGATGTTGTCTTTTTATCTTTGTTCTTCTGGCTTTTGCTTGTCCTTcactttcttttcaaatttgCCTCCTACACGTACATTTACTGTCTTCTACATGTAGTgccataatttttttctcctttctggattttattttatgttgccTTCTTTTTGCCTGGCAGTGTTCATACCTCCAGacgtttttaacattttgtcacataatgACCACAAACACTGACTACtattttatcagattttagaaacattttataagggagtttgatgtttttgtttcaaacttttgCGTAAATAAAGTCTGTggcttgcatttttatttagcagCTACCAACGACCACCTATTTACCTCACCACcaagttcttatttttttagtacCACATTGGTGAAGTTTCTCTATCAGCTTTACTTAGTTAGAGACTGAGTTCAAAGCCCTTTTTGGTATCTTTAATCTCCTTGGAGAAAAGCCACACAGCATAATCCTGCCACCACCGTGCATCGCCATGGGGATTGTGTGTACAGTTAGATGTGCAGTTTTAATTGTAGCCACAAATGGCATTTTGAAATATTGGTCACATACATGTGACCAATATGTATGCTGAATCACAGATGTGATTATTTAGATAGTTGCAACTATAAAGGTCTTGTGGAATTTATCTTTTCATCTGCTTAAAGATCATTTAGGGGCTGGTTGTGGGTATCTTTAATCGTTTTCAAATGCTGCTTGCATTGAGGAGTCAGAGATGTCTGCTTGGGCATATCTTACCTGAGATCAATCTCATCTTCTTGAAAGTTTAGCTTATGTTTGTTGTTTACTATCCATGTCTACTTGTATGTTTCAGGTCCCAACATGCAAcacagcaccagcagcagctcgATGACAGCAGAAGAGGCAACGCGTGGTGTGGCTGTGGAAAAATATGAAGCAGTGAAAAAATGGGGTTTAAACACCTATAAGGTATCTGCAAGGCTGTTTTCAAAAAAGGGGAGGCACGGCAATGTTGTGCTAATGACAAAATATCAGGTTTTTCAAACCTAGACTGCCTCATTTGTCTTTACAAACAGTCACTGAATGAACTCAATTATGTTCATGTCTTTTTGTGGTTTCTTTCGTTTCAGTGTACAAAGCAAATGATCTCAGAGCGTTTTGGTCGCGGCTCTCGGACTGTGGACCTGGAGCTGGAGGCTCAGATAGAGGTTCTGAGGGACACCAAaaggaaatatgaaaatgtgCTGCGGTTGGCCAAAGCGCTGACCAATCATTTTTACAACATGGTGCAGACACAGCACGCGTTGGGTGACACGTTTGCTGATCTCAGTCAGAAATCTCCAGAGCTACGAGTGAGTCCTCAGAAATGAACATTCTACATGTTGAACtgttctttaatgttttaatataaaattggattcatttagaaaacaatgaggaactctctcctttctttaCAGGATGAGTTTGGCTACAATGCAGAGACCCAGAAACTACTGTGTAAGAATGGGGAGACTTTACTTGGTGCCATTAACTTTTTTGTGTCCAGCATTAACACGTTAGTCAATAAGACAATGGAGGACACTCTGATGACAATCAGAATGTATGAAAATGCGAGGtaagcagatttaaaaaggcACATTCAAAACAGAATTCATTGTGTAAATGGAGATAGATAATgaagatgtatttttaaaatgttttttcagttaATAGAAGCATTTTTCTACAGATCTATCAATTTGATAAACTTGAACAACAATTTTTTACAGATCTTGGttgaaaaaccaaaataaacgcTAGTTTGAGTCAGTTGCAAATAAATGTGCTGCTTCTGACAAACTTTTAAAACGTTATacctttttccccctttttctcattaaaatggCACTCACAATTactaaaaattaacattttatcacaaatatGGTTTTCATTATGTAcatattgttaatatttttcagtGTATATATACATGATCTATGAATTTGCTCGCCAGCTTACAGTATTAAGAAAGACTGTCAGTGATGCACTGAATAACATGCAGTTGCTGCCACCCAGTGGGAGGAGAGtaataaaacagtttacatATTAAGTATTGTTGTACTGGAAGTAAATGTTTGATGTACAAGGATGTTTAgcttttttctgaatatttgaaTATCCTTTTCTGAAtctaaatatctgtttttttccctgtttcattttgtttgtgttcagactGGAGTTTGATGCCTACCGGTCAGACCTTGAGGAGCTAAGTTTGGGTCCCAGAGATGCAGTGACCATGGCCCGTACAGAGGCTGCACAAGAGCAGTACCAGGTTCATAAGGAAAAGTATGAACGCCTTCGCTCAGATGTTATCATTAAGCTCAAATTTCTGGAGGAAAATAAGGTAAGTCTGTGTTGTTAATCAttgttgttttctaaatgttaaaaagttggcacactgtgtttttgtgatCTGAGCAAACCAAACCTAAAACTGCATATGATGTTTCTTTTCCCCTCTATCAGGTGAAGGTAATGCATAAGCAGCTCCTTCTCTTCCATAATGCCATCTCAGCGTACTTTGCTGGCAATCAGGAGCAGCTGGAGCAAACGCT encodes:
- the arfip2b gene encoding arfaptin-2b isoform X4 gives rise to the protein MTDSVMSKAATMEIPINSNGDTGALAEDDSLEQDLQQVMVSGPNLNETSIVSGGYGGTAEGIIPTGSIKGPAVCYNPEFNKRIPVTGFGPNMQHSTSSSSMTAEEATRGVAVEKYEAVKKWGLNTYKCTKQMISERFGRGSRTVDLELEAQIEVLRDTKRKYENVLRLAKALTNHFYNMVQTQHALGDTFADLSQKSPELRDEFGYNAETQKLLCKNGETLLGAINFFVSSINTLVNKTMEDTLMTIRMYENARLEFDAYRSDLEELSLGPRDAVTMARTEAAQEQYQVHKEKYERLRSDVIIKLKFLEENKVKVMHKQLLLFHNAISAYFAGNQEQLEQTLKQFNIKLRPPGADQPSWLEEQ
- the arfip2b gene encoding arfaptin-2b isoform X2; protein product: MTDSVMSKAATMEIPINSNGDTGALAEDDSLEQAAKLQWSLDEKDLQQVMVSGPNLNETSIVSGGYGGTAEGIIPTGSIKGPAVCYNPEFNKRIPVTGFGPNMQHSTSSSSMTAEEATRGVAVEKYEAVKKWGLNTYKCTKQMISERFGRGSRTVDLELEAQIEVLRDTKRKYENVLRLAKALTNHFYNMVQTQHALGDTFADLSQKSPELRDEFGYNAETQKLLCKNGETLLGAINFFVSSINTLVNKTMEDTLMTIRMYENARLEFDAYRSDLEELSLGPRDAVTMARTEAAQEQYQVHKEKYERLRSDVIIKLKFLEENKVKVMHKQLLLFHNAISAYFAGNQEQLEQTLKQFNIKLRPPGADQPSWLEEQ
- the arfip2b gene encoding arfaptin-2b isoform X6, with amino-acid sequence MTDSVMSKAATMEIPINSNGDTGALAEDDSLEQDLQQVMVSGPNLNETSIVSGGYGGTAEGIIPTGSIKGPNMQHSTSSSSMTAEEATRGVAVEKYEAVKKWGLNTYKCTKQMISERFGRGSRTVDLELEAQIEVLRDTKRKYENVLRLAKALTNHFYNMVQTQHALGDTFADLSQKSPELRDEFGYNAETQKLLCKNGETLLGAINFFVSSINTLVNKTMEDTLMTIRMYENARLEFDAYRSDLEELSLGPRDAVTMARTEAAQEQYQVHKEKYERLRSDVIIKLKFLEENKVKVMHKQLLLFHNAISAYFAGNQEQLEQTLKQFNIKLRPPGADQPSWLEEQ
- the arfip2b gene encoding arfaptin-2b isoform X5, encoding MTDSVMSKAATMEIPINSNGDTGALAEDDSLEQAAKLQWSLDEKDLQQVMVSGPNLNETSIVSGGYGGTAEGIIPTGSIKGPNMQHSTSSSSMTAEEATRGVAVEKYEAVKKWGLNTYKCTKQMISERFGRGSRTVDLELEAQIEVLRDTKRKYENVLRLAKALTNHFYNMVQTQHALGDTFADLSQKSPELRDEFGYNAETQKLLCKNGETLLGAINFFVSSINTLVNKTMEDTLMTIRMYENARLEFDAYRSDLEELSLGPRDAVTMARTEAAQEQYQVHKEKYERLRSDVIIKLKFLEENKVKVMHKQLLLFHNAISAYFAGNQEQLEQTLKQFNIKLRPPGADQPSWLEEQ
- the arfip2b gene encoding arfaptin-2b isoform X1; its protein translation is MTDSVMSKAATMEIPINSNGDTGALAEDDSLEQAAKLQWSLDEKVGSSRGTRDLQQVMVSGPNLNETSIVSGGYGGTAEGIIPTGSIKGPAVCYNPEFNKRIPVTGFGPNMQHSTSSSSMTAEEATRGVAVEKYEAVKKWGLNTYKCTKQMISERFGRGSRTVDLELEAQIEVLRDTKRKYENVLRLAKALTNHFYNMVQTQHALGDTFADLSQKSPELRDEFGYNAETQKLLCKNGETLLGAINFFVSSINTLVNKTMEDTLMTIRMYENARLEFDAYRSDLEELSLGPRDAVTMARTEAAQEQYQVHKEKYERLRSDVIIKLKFLEENKVKVMHKQLLLFHNAISAYFAGNQEQLEQTLKQFNIKLRPPGADQPSWLEEQ
- the arfip2b gene encoding arfaptin-2b isoform X3; translated protein: MTDSVMSKAATMEIPINSNGDTGALAEDDSLEQAAKLQWSLDEKVGSSRGTRDLQQVMVSGPNLNETSIVSGGYGGTAEGIIPTGSIKGPNMQHSTSSSSMTAEEATRGVAVEKYEAVKKWGLNTYKCTKQMISERFGRGSRTVDLELEAQIEVLRDTKRKYENVLRLAKALTNHFYNMVQTQHALGDTFADLSQKSPELRDEFGYNAETQKLLCKNGETLLGAINFFVSSINTLVNKTMEDTLMTIRMYENARLEFDAYRSDLEELSLGPRDAVTMARTEAAQEQYQVHKEKYERLRSDVIIKLKFLEENKVKVMHKQLLLFHNAISAYFAGNQEQLEQTLKQFNIKLRPPGADQPSWLEEQ
- the arfip2b gene encoding arfaptin-2b isoform X7, which translates into the protein MVSGPNLNETSIVSGGYGGTAEGIIPTGSIKGPAVCYNPEFNKRIPVTGFGPNMQHSTSSSSMTAEEATRGVAVEKYEAVKKWGLNTYKCTKQMISERFGRGSRTVDLELEAQIEVLRDTKRKYENVLRLAKALTNHFYNMVQTQHALGDTFADLSQKSPELRDEFGYNAETQKLLCKNGETLLGAINFFVSSINTLVNKTMEDTLMTIRMYENARLEFDAYRSDLEELSLGPRDAVTMARTEAAQEQYQVHKEKYERLRSDVIIKLKFLEENKVKVMHKQLLLFHNAISAYFAGNQEQLEQTLKQFNIKLRPPGADQPSWLEEQ